GAATATGATGGTTAGTACGGACTTTCGGGTGCCAAAGGACGAGGCATCCTTAAACTTACAGTTGTCACCGAACTGGCTCGCCCCGCATCGGCAGGCAGGGCATTTGCCAGGCCCAAACTAAATAAAACCGCAACTAGCTGTACCACCAACATTTTGTATTCAACAGGTGCAGGTGCTTTGATCGCTGACTTGGCCGCCCGTGCCTTTTATATGCCCCCCAGGAACTTGATAAGGACTCCTAGATTTGGCTGCCTAATTTATggctgtttatttttgctcgcaaaatgaattgattCGCCAAGACTGATAGATGGTGTGGGAATTTCGCTCCCAGTTGATTTAACGAATGGCTAGCGGTCATCAGCGATAAGGTTTCCTATCATTCCTTAATCTTGATAACTGCTGATTATTGATAATTGCTGAGTTTAGCAGCAATTAGTATTTCCTGTTCGGGTATAAGGTAAACTGGAGATTACAAGACCTTAAATCAATCTCTAAACTGACATGCTAAATCTGCAAGGAAAGAGTTTAAGTAccaacatttaaataataaatatgacaaaatgattaattgatttaatgtTATACAGAGTTCTAagataacaaaataaaattgaatacaaataaaaggatatgaattttaatttaaatgcgcGCCAATTGTCTTATATTTAAATCAGTCGATAAGTCAAAAAATCGATAGGCCTTAAACAAATTAGAGTGGCCAGCTGAAATATTCTTGAAACGGTTTAATTTTTCGCGAGgcgtttttgtattttgggAAGGAACGACGCCGGCACACCAGGaaaataacaaatgaaaatataaataaataaataaatacccaAAGGATACATTATGAGGGATCGAGACCGCCGGGACCGAGATCGTGACAGGGAGAGGGATAGAGATCGGGATCGAGACCGAGAAAGGGATAGAGAGCGGGACCGCGACAGGCGACACAGGTCCAAGTCgcccagcaggagcagccggcAGATCTCAAAACCGAAGAAGAAAAAGTCCAAGAAGTCGAAAAAGTACTCGAGAAggagtcgcagcagcagccgcagctcCTCGCGaagctcctccagcagcaggagcagttcCCGCAGCAGGCACAGCAAGAGCAGGAGTAGGGACCACCACAAATCGCGCTCTACTTCGCAAAGGAAAACCAGGGGTCCAAGTTCTGAAAGCAACTCCCGATCCGCAACCACACCCGCAGCTGCCCCCGTGAAGGCCATCGATCTGTTGGACACCAAGGTGCAAAAGGCGCTCGAGACCATAGACGAGGACACGTTCAAACCGGCGTCCTTTTTTAGCTCCAGGGATACAAAGGAGTCCTCCGAGAAGGTGATCATAGATCTGAACAACGAAACGGTCACAGTCGCCAACAAGCCAGCCATTGCAGTCCGAAACGAAGATGTAATATTCCATCCGAACGTGAGTGGGCTACCTGGTGCTCGATTTGCCATGCTAATAGTATTTGATTTGCAATTTCCACAGTTCCTGGGCGACCCCGATCATAAGGCCGAGAAGTGGCTGCGCAAGCTCTACAATTACCGCCAGAAGTACATGCAGGAGTAGTTGAGTTTAGACTCTGTATTTATGAAACAATAAACCTATGCCTAGAATATATCGCTGCCCGTCTTTCTAGCACGTTGCAGGGCTTCCTCTGGAGTCAGTTGCTCATTGACCGAGGGCTCCTTGGCACTGCCGTCGGCCTGCAGTTTGCCCGCCTTGAAATCTTCGATAATCTTCTGCGAGTAGACGGCATTAAAGAGATCCAAGCTAGTGAACTCCGACTGGACGACGTCCGGCGCCTTGTAGGACACGTATGGCTTTAGTTTACAACTGGTCAAATCGGGCACAATGATGTCCGGAATTTTCTCGGGAATCTCCACATACTGCCCGTCAACAAGTATGCCCGTGTCGCGTACGCCGCGCTTGTGAATAGCTACCGGCGGATTGGCCAGCGTTTTCTGGGCTTCTTTCACCACGCGCGTCCCGCGCTTGTTGTATGCGTTGAATTTACGGAAGTTCCGCTTGCCCTCCAGCACGGATGAAGTACTGATGGTCCTTTGTTGGCACCGAAGTGCAATGGGCACTACTTTAATACAATTATTCATTTCTATTTGGCTTTTCGACGACCAAAATGGTTAAATAACAAATGTGGATGAGGGAACAGCTGTTTGGAAGGCTAGAGATGACACTGACGTCGATAGGCAATTAACCCCAGTTGGAAATGTACTGGAAAtcattttgcaataaaattatttatgtctaaaaaaaattggtaattaatttaaaataaaattttattttattttaggacgcaatcatatttattttatcctGATAGCAACtaaaaagatattttcccaAAAACTGGTCATTTTTTTCCATGTGTACAATAAACCATCTCTTAATTAATCGATAAGTTTTGCCGCCCACCAGTGCTTAAAAACACTGTTAGATGAGATGAAACTCCCCAAATCGGCTTGTGAATCCAATAAAAAGTTGATTGAGATTCGTCGGTTGTTAAACAATGTCGTTAGCGGCCGAAGAGGTGGATTTGGCGGACACTGCCGCCAAGTACGACTCCATCGAATTAAAGAGCATGCAGGACCTGGAATCCTgcgagcagcaacaactgctgcAGTACGTCGAAAAGCTGCACGGGATTATCCGCAAATACGACACCAAACTGGCggcatataaacaaaaactcaTACACTACGTGAGTCCCGAATGTAGGAttgaacaaataaacaaaaattatccTTATTTTGTGATTTATCCCAAAAGCTAAGCCGGGAAGAAAAGATTTCGTGTGACAAAGCCAGCCAAGCCACCGAGTCGGAATTACAAGGATGCCAGGACTCCAAGGAAAACGATGAGGATACTGGGAAAAAAGACCCGCCCAACGATTGTGAGttaagattttgttttttattccaCTGAGTTTTTCTATTATGGCTACAAATAGTAGTGAGTTCCTACTTTGATTTACTGGCCACCGCGGCCACCAGCGCAGCTCCACGTCCGGATCCGTCCTCCGAGAGCATAATGTCCCACTCCTTGTCCGCTTTCACCAGCTTTTGCAGGGTCTGCCTCATGTAGGCATCGAACTTTGGATGGTATCTGTAGACGGATCCATCCATGCCGACTATCACGCGGCGGTTGGAGGTCCTGTTCACCAGCCCACTTACTCCGATGGCTACTAATGTGGCCGCTCGCTTAGCCACGCACTCGCAGATGTATCTCAGGGTCTGGCAGTCCTCCACGGACGCCTTCTCCAGGCCAAACAGATTTCTCACGATCTTCCTGGTGCTGGCAAACTCTGGGAAGGAGTCGTCCTCGATCTCCGATATGTAGCGCGTCTCGAAAACCTCTTCGTTTCTCTGCAGCACGCCGGCGAATTCTGGACGCCGACTGCTCTGTTTGAAGATCAGCTTGCGCTCGAGGGCACGAAGCAGGACAAGGCGCACCAGATTGCCCAAGTACATGCCGGCCGTCATCTTTTCGAACAGCTGCTCCGCACGGTTGATAGACTTTTCGTCCACTTCGCGATCGTATTCGGTGCGCACAAAGTCCAACTGACCACCCTCACCAAAAGCGCCCCACTCAGCATTTACAATCACACTGCGCTTTGATTTTTTGAAGTCTGCGCGCAAGAGGTCCACATTCTCAACGTCCTCCACGTAGCAGGCATTGCAGCCAGTGCCCACAATGACGCCCACCCGGCAATCTGCGTTCCGATGCGCGCAGGACATCAAGGTGCCTGTAGTATCGTTGAGTATAGCCACCACGGCAATGTCGGCATCTCCGCGCCGCTGAATGGCCTCGTGCAGCAT
This sequence is a window from Drosophila teissieri strain GT53w chromosome 2R, Prin_Dtei_1.1, whole genome shotgun sequence. Protein-coding genes within it:
- the LOC122613696 gene encoding probable splicing factor, arginine/serine-rich 7 is translated as MRDRDRRDRDRDRERDRDRDRDRERDRERDRDRRHRSKSPSRSSRQISKPKKKKSKKSKKYSRRSRSSSRSSSRSSSSSRSSSRSRHSKSRSRDHHKSRSTSQRKTRGPSSESNSRSATTPAAAPVKAIDLLDTKVQKALETIDEDTFKPASFFSSRDTKESSEKVIIDLNNETVTVANKPAIAVRNEDVIFHPNFLGDPDHKAEKWLRKLYNYRQKYMQE
- the LOC122613697 gene encoding 39S ribosomal protein L41, mitochondrial encodes the protein MNNCIKVVPIALRCQQRTISTSSVLEGKRNFRKFNAYNKRGTRVVKEAQKTLANPPVAIHKRGVRDTGILVDGQYVEIPEKIPDIIVPDLTSCKLKPYVSYKAPDVVQSEFTSLDLFNAVYSQKIIEDFKAGKLQADGSAKEPSVNEQLTPEEALQRARKTGSDIF
- the LOC122612318 gene encoding hexokinase type 2 → MLDAEVRELMQPFVLSDYQVQEVYSRFCLEVARGLKRSTHPQANVKCFPTYVQDLPTGDEMGKYLALDLGGTNFRVLLVSLKGHHDATVDSQIYAVPKDLMVGSGVQLFDHIAGCLAKFVEKHDMKTAYLPLGFTFSFPCVQLGLKEGLLVRWTKGFDCAGVEGEDVGRMLHEAIQRRGDADIAVVAILNDTTGTLMSCAHRNADCRVGVIVGTGCNACYVEDVENVDLLRADFKKSKRSVIVNAEWGAFGEGGQLDFVRTEYDREVDEKSINRAEQLFEKMTAGMYLGNLVRLVLLRALERKLIFKQSSRRPEFAGVLQRNEEVFETRYISEIEDDSFPEFASTRKIVRNLFGLEKASVEDCQTLRYICECVAKRAATLVAIGVSGLVNRTSNRRVIVGMDGSVYRYHPKFDAYMRQTLQKLVKADKEWDIMLSEDGSGRGAALVAAVASKSK